In Fluviicola taffensis DSM 16823, the following are encoded in one genomic region:
- a CDS encoding DUF2975 domain-containing protein produces MKSNTTQILKFLYILSWIIFIGVCIEAGAFIFNTVFRLFINPANASFFWQEVNLTNLYNYDHGYYLVETSLMSLVAIMRAWIFYLIVKLLHDKKLNLLQPFNKEVGRFIFSISYLSLGIGLLSSMGANFAKWFVEKGVEMPDLEYLRLGGADVWLFMGVILFVIAQIFKRGIEIQTENELTV; encoded by the coding sequence ATGAAAAGTAACACGACACAAATTTTAAAATTCCTGTATATCCTTTCTTGGATCATTTTTATTGGTGTATGTATCGAGGCTGGTGCATTTATCTTTAATACGGTTTTTAGGTTGTTTATTAATCCTGCTAATGCTTCCTTTTTTTGGCAGGAAGTGAATCTAACAAATCTATACAACTACGATCATGGGTATTATCTGGTAGAAACTTCGTTGATGAGTCTTGTAGCAATCATGAGAGCTTGGATTTTTTACCTGATTGTGAAATTGCTTCACGATAAAAAATTAAATCTGCTTCAGCCTTTCAATAAAGAGGTGGGACGTTTTATCTTTAGCATATCTTATTTGTCTTTGGGTATAGGTTTACTTTCATCAATGGGTGCTAATTTTGCGAAGTGGTTTGTGGAAAAAGGAGTCGAAATGCCAGATTTGGAGTATTTGCGTTTAGGAGGAGCGGATGTTTGGCTGTTCATGGGAGTAATCCTTTTTGTGATTGCGCAAATATTTAAAAGAGGAATTGAAATTCAAACAGAAAACGAATTAACCGTATAA
- a CDS encoding helix-turn-helix domain-containing protein, translated as MPIIVNLDVMMAKRKMSLNELSEKVDLTLSNLSILKTGKAKAIRFSTLEAICKVLDCQPGDILEFVKE; from the coding sequence ATGCCGATTATTGTAAATTTGGATGTTATGATGGCTAAACGGAAAATGTCATTGAATGAACTTTCCGAAAAAGTGGATCTGACTTTGTCCAATCTTTCTATCTTAAAGACTGGTAAAGCAAAAGCAATCCGTTTCAGTACATTGGAAGCCATTTGCAAAGTGTTGGATTGTCAACCAGGAGATATTTTGGAGTTTGTGAAGGAATAA
- a CDS encoding GNAT family N-acetyltransferase, which yields MNFKLIETDRLLLKGLSTEDMTAIFERNLKPKIKILLGHRSDEDYEKEYHKYKNGYASYNRSFMLFLLVDKASDKIIGRCGLHNWNVDHRRAEIGYGMEDETYKKQGLMSEAVEAIIAYGFEQMNLNRIEALVAPQNAASLKLLEKNNFVWEGVLRNHYYISGTFEDSVMFSKLQEEYLKEKK from the coding sequence ATGAATTTCAAACTCATAGAAACAGACAGGCTATTGCTTAAAGGCCTTTCTACCGAAGATATGACGGCCATTTTTGAGCGGAATCTAAAACCGAAGATCAAAATCCTTTTGGGACATCGCTCAGACGAGGATTATGAGAAGGAATACCATAAATACAAAAATGGCTATGCGAGCTACAACCGGAGTTTCATGCTGTTCCTACTTGTTGACAAAGCATCAGATAAGATCATTGGCCGTTGCGGATTGCATAATTGGAATGTGGATCATCGCCGTGCAGAAATTGGTTACGGAATGGAAGATGAGACCTATAAAAAACAAGGATTGATGTCGGAAGCTGTGGAAGCAATTATCGCTTATGGATTTGAACAAATGAATCTAAATCGAATTGAGGCACTTGTTGCTCCTCAAAATGCTGCGTCATTGAAATTACTGGAAAAGAATAATTTTGTATGGGAAGGTGTGTTGAGAAATCACTACTACATTTCGGGTACTTTTGAAGATTCGGTGATGTTTTCGAAGCTTCAGGAGGAATATTTGAAAGAGAAAAAATAA
- a CDS encoding GNAT family N-acetyltransferase, whose translation MYTIIPFEKKYQEGISEMMTGIQDEFEILFRNPDGKQISDIAGPENLFWIALNGNEVAGTIGVSRIDDDSAFLRHLFVSKEHRGAQSNVSKRLLDIALNEAKILGYKSIYLGTMEQFKAAQRFYSKNNFVCIPREALPTEMPVSPMDTIFYLLKNKELNPAL comes from the coding sequence ATGTATACAATCATTCCCTTTGAAAAAAAGTATCAGGAAGGAATAAGCGAGATGATGACCGGAATTCAAGATGAATTTGAAATTCTGTTCAGAAACCCAGATGGAAAGCAAATCTCTGATATTGCTGGGCCAGAAAATCTGTTTTGGATTGCTCTCAATGGAAATGAAGTTGCGGGTACAATTGGTGTATCACGAATTGATGATGATTCAGCTTTCTTAAGGCATTTATTTGTGTCGAAAGAACATCGGGGAGCGCAGTCAAATGTTTCGAAAAGACTTTTGGATATAGCACTCAATGAGGCGAAAATACTTGGATATAAATCCATTTATTTGGGAACGATGGAACAATTCAAAGCAGCCCAAAGATTTTATTCCAAAAATAATTTTGTCTGTATTCCAAGAGAAGCGTTACCAACTGAAATGCCAGTTAGTCCAATGGATACGATTTTTTACTTATTGAAAAATAAAGAATTAAATCCAGCTCTCTGA
- a CDS encoding LuxR C-terminal-related transcriptional regulator translates to MKKNDLVFYDSAHSIWKKSANNTSKGAVTKRDQIEILKNSIFKVGESYFFTFDVKNGAFTSVSKEIKSILGYDPENISAAFFLNQIHPEDQPYFLKFEAKSSDFYKNLPLDKIDQYKIQYDFRIADSQGNWKRILHQMLILEFDDNKNFVTSLGIHTEISHLKQQGIPILSFIGLNGNPSFYNYDQLEDHSSLEKPDFTKRELEILRLIIASKTSAIISEELFVSIHTVNSHRKNILKKSNCASVTELLVKAISESWI, encoded by the coding sequence ATGAAGAAAAATGATTTGGTATTTTATGATTCCGCGCATTCTATCTGGAAAAAAAGTGCCAATAATACATCTAAAGGTGCTGTAACAAAGCGCGATCAAATTGAAATCCTCAAAAACTCCATTTTTAAAGTGGGTGAAAGCTATTTTTTCACGTTTGATGTCAAAAATGGAGCGTTTACTTCAGTTAGTAAAGAAATTAAATCCATTTTAGGATACGATCCAGAAAATATAAGTGCCGCGTTTTTCTTAAATCAAATTCATCCAGAAGATCAACCATATTTCTTGAAGTTTGAAGCCAAGTCATCTGATTTCTACAAAAATTTACCACTTGATAAAATTGATCAGTACAAGATTCAATACGACTTCAGAATTGCTGATAGTCAAGGAAACTGGAAACGTATTTTACATCAAATGCTGATTCTCGAATTTGATGACAATAAGAATTTCGTTACTTCACTCGGTATCCACACAGAAATTAGTCATTTGAAACAGCAGGGAATTCCAATCCTTTCGTTTATTGGCTTAAATGGAAATCCTTCGTTCTACAATTATGATCAACTAGAAGATCATTCAAGCTTAGAAAAACCCGATTTCACCAAACGAGAACTAGAAATATTACGCTTAATTATAGCTAGTAAAACGAGCGCTATTATTTCAGAAGAATTGTTTGTGAGCATTCATACGGTGAATTCACATCGGAAGAATATTTTGAAGAAATCAAATTGTGCTTCTGTTACAGAACTTCTCGTCAAGGCAATTTCAGAGAGCTGGATTTAA
- a CDS encoding DUF4269 domain-containing protein, with amino-acid sequence MIRDFENIDYLKSGNARQRSAYEILTKYEIITLLKAFNPILVGTIPINIDLETSDLDIICKYSDKNSFIELMKGLFGNKEGFLVGKRSEYDAIVCHFWLDGFEIEIFAQDIPTKHQNGYRHMLIEYKLLVEKGESFRLKIIELKKQGHKTEPAFGIALELKGDPYKELVELFLMDERRQLILAELKKQCEEKQIYEFDYYWEIWGVMWYPWFMEFYSGASLSFTANDISSEDLNYFVETGELELIKVYERHEMIDEFDRVRFRLKTRI; translated from the coding sequence ATGATTAGAGACTTTGAGAATATTGACTATTTAAAATCGGGAAACGCACGACAAAGAAGTGCTTATGAAATTCTTACGAAGTATGAGATTATAACTCTTTTGAAAGCATTCAACCCGATTCTTGTGGGAACTATTCCAATAAACATTGATCTTGAAACCAGTGATTTAGATATTATTTGTAAGTACTCAGACAAAAATTCGTTCATAGAGTTAATGAAGGGTTTATTTGGAAATAAAGAGGGGTTTTTAGTCGGAAAACGATCGGAATACGATGCAATTGTCTGTCATTTTTGGCTCGATGGTTTTGAGATAGAAATTTTTGCTCAGGATATTCCTACCAAACACCAAAACGGATATCGGCACATGCTTATTGAATATAAACTACTGGTCGAAAAAGGAGAATCTTTTCGTTTGAAAATCATAGAATTAAAGAAACAAGGTCATAAAACGGAACCTGCATTTGGAATTGCTTTAGAATTGAAGGGAGATCCCTACAAAGAGTTAGTAGAATTATTTCTGATGGACGAAAGAAGACAATTGATTCTTGCTGAGCTAAAAAAGCAATGCGAAGAGAAACAAATCTATGAATTTGATTATTATTGGGAAATTTGGGGCGTGATGTGGTATCCTTGGTTTATGGAATTTTATTCGGGTGCTTCACTCAGCTTTACTGCAAATGATATTTCATCGGAAGACCTGAATTATTTTGTGGAAACTGGTGAATTGGAACTTATCAAAGTATATGAACGTCATGAAATGATAGATGAATTTGATAGGGTACGATTTCGTCTAAAAACACGTATCTAA
- a CDS encoding sulfurtransferase, producing the protein MNQPTISPIIQAAELLRLHQSGNLILVDVSNGKDAKANYEKRHLDGAFYVDMNAQLADIKDDLSNGGRHPLPSLKQFSETLSNLGVSIKSHVVIYDDKNGSNAAARFWWMLKSAGYQKVQVLNGGFQEAERVDFPINSNIEIPISAESYKIEDWQLPLATISEVEKASKDENHLIIDVRDEERYTGKIEPIDLIAGHIPGAINVPFTRNLDENGLFLNSQELKMTYEKIFGGIKSDQIIIHCGSGVTACHTLLAIAYAELDIPKLYVGSWSEWSRNNKELKTNLD; encoded by the coding sequence ATGAATCAACCAACAATTTCTCCGATTATTCAAGCTGCTGAATTGCTGAGACTTCACCAATCAGGAAATTTGATATTGGTAGATGTCAGTAATGGTAAAGATGCCAAAGCTAACTACGAAAAAAGACATTTAGACGGAGCGTTTTACGTTGATATGAATGCGCAATTGGCAGATATTAAAGATGATCTTTCAAATGGAGGCAGACATCCATTACCAAGTCTCAAGCAATTTTCTGAAACTCTTTCAAATTTGGGTGTTTCCATCAAAAGTCATGTAGTCATTTACGATGATAAGAACGGATCGAATGCAGCAGCACGTTTTTGGTGGATGTTGAAATCTGCAGGATATCAAAAAGTACAAGTGCTGAATGGTGGTTTTCAAGAAGCAGAAAGAGTCGATTTTCCAATCAATTCAAATATAGAAATTCCCATTTCTGCAGAATCCTATAAAATAGAAGATTGGCAACTCCCTTTGGCAACCATTTCTGAAGTAGAGAAAGCTTCCAAAGATGAAAATCACCTCATAATTGATGTTCGTGATGAGGAACGATATACTGGAAAAATAGAACCAATTGATTTGATTGCAGGACATATTCCAGGAGCAATAAATGTTCCTTTTACTCGTAATTTGGATGAAAACGGCTTATTCTTGAATTCACAAGAATTAAAAATGACGTATGAAAAGATTTTTGGGGGTATAAAAAGCGATCAAATAATTATTCACTGTGGTTCAGGTGTTACAGCTTGTCATACGCTTTTAGCAATCGCTTATGCAGAACTGGATATTCCCAAATTATATGTAGGTTCATGGAGTGAATGGAGCAGGAATAATAAGGAATTAAAAACAAATTTGGATTAA
- a CDS encoding OsmC family protein yields the protein MTNISSIIQKELYRVEIESLSGNVVISDEPLEMGGKDLGFSPTELLASALAACTSATLRMYADRKEWDLQEVKLEVDLDWDEKASKTVINRKMQLFGNLDQKQRDRLFKIANACPVHKMLSNSIEINTEIA from the coding sequence ATGACAAATATTTCTTCGATTATCCAAAAAGAATTGTACCGAGTTGAAATTGAATCACTCTCAGGAAATGTGGTCATCTCAGATGAACCTCTTGAAATGGGAGGGAAGGATTTAGGTTTTTCACCAACGGAATTGTTGGCTTCGGCTTTGGCAGCTTGTACGAGTGCAACACTCAGAATGTATGCCGATAGGAAGGAATGGGATTTACAGGAAGTGAAGTTGGAGGTAGATTTAGATTGGGATGAAAAAGCAAGTAAAACGGTCATTAACCGTAAAATGCAGTTATTTGGCAATTTGGACCAAAAACAGCGGGATCGCCTGTTCAAAATAGCGAATGCTTGTCCGGTCCATAAAATGCTCAGTAATTCAATTGAAATCAATACGGAAATAGCTTAG
- a CDS encoding T9SS type A sorting domain-containing protein, with translation MRKQFCLFLFVFIVGVNHAQTTLNGSFVHNGISRTYSYYIPASYVPGQAVPLVMSLHGFTSSGTAHMASSHYMPIADTANFIALYPDGTIEPITSQRFWNYGNIMGSTVDDVGFLEALIDTISAHYSINQNRIYAAGMSNGSFMAYYLGCQTNRFAAIGAITGTMGIDMFNNCNPSHPTPRIHFHGTTDPINPYAGNSTSKGIDEVTTYWVNQNNCNTTPTITPIPDINTTDDCTAERHLYSGGTNGNTVELFKVIDGGHTWPGFSVFTLNGNICLDFNAGKELWRFFSQYELPATVSVTENEVNEAKVWPNPTSDRLYLKADDQIITEIKIIDMRGRMVQETKSDNIQFIDISQLNEGNYIVQISGNNFTVRKKIVIVNNEMY, from the coding sequence ATGCGTAAGCAATTCTGTTTATTCTTATTTGTGTTTATTGTGGGAGTTAATCATGCTCAAACGACACTGAATGGTTCATTTGTTCACAATGGAATTTCGCGAACGTATAGTTATTATATTCCAGCATCTTATGTGCCTGGTCAAGCAGTTCCATTGGTAATGAGTCTTCATGGATTTACAAGTAGTGGCACTGCTCATATGGCGAGTTCTCATTATATGCCAATAGCCGATACTGCTAATTTTATTGCTCTTTACCCAGATGGAACAATCGAACCAATTACGAGTCAAAGGTTTTGGAATTATGGAAACATCATGGGTTCAACGGTAGATGATGTTGGTTTTTTGGAAGCATTGATTGATACGATTTCAGCACATTATAGCATCAATCAGAATCGAATTTACGCTGCGGGAATGTCGAACGGAAGTTTTATGGCGTATTATTTGGGGTGTCAAACAAATCGTTTTGCTGCAATTGGAGCCATTACAGGCACAATGGGAATAGACATGTTCAACAATTGTAATCCTTCACACCCAACGCCAAGAATTCATTTTCATGGGACCACTGATCCTATTAATCCGTATGCTGGAAATTCAACCAGTAAGGGAATTGATGAAGTAACGACTTATTGGGTAAATCAGAATAATTGCAATACAACACCAACAATTACTCCAATTCCAGATATTAATACCACAGATGATTGCACGGCAGAACGTCACCTTTATTCAGGAGGAACGAATGGAAATACAGTTGAATTATTCAAAGTAATTGATGGCGGACACACTTGGCCTGGTTTTTCTGTTTTTACTCTGAACGGTAATATTTGTTTGGATTTTAATGCGGGCAAGGAGCTTTGGCGTTTCTTTAGTCAATATGAATTACCCGCTACTGTATCTGTAACAGAAAATGAAGTGAATGAAGCAAAAGTTTGGCCCAATCCTACTTCTGACCGCTTGTATTTGAAAGCAGACGATCAAATTATCACAGAGATCAAGATCATAGATATGAGAGGTCGAATGGTTCAAGAAACTAAAAGCGACAACATTCAATTTATAGATATTTCTCAATTAAATGAGGGGAATTATATTGTCCAAATTTCAGGAAATAATTTCACGGTCAGAAAAAAAATAGTGATTGTAAATAATGAAATGTATTGA
- a CDS encoding DUF2911 domain-containing protein produces the protein MKIKTVTNSILFLAFGMLSIQATAQKINMPAPSPLQTVVQKFGVGEITIEYSRPSVKDRTIFGDVVPFGKIWRTGANAATKVTFSDDVKLDGNAVKAGTYALYSIPNKDAWEIMLYSDLTLGGNVADYKAENEVVRFKVKANKIPMKIESLMINIGDVAPAEAVMTLLWENTVISFKVTTEIDAKVMKSIDESMKSEKPDYFRAAGYYFDNNKDLKQALIWVDKAVAENPTAFYMFYLKARIEYKLGDKKAGKASAEKTIELAKTAKNDDYIAMANKLLAENK, from the coding sequence ATGAAAATTAAAACAGTTACAAATTCCATTTTATTCTTAGCATTTGGAATGCTTTCCATCCAAGCGACAGCACAAAAAATCAATATGCCTGCTCCAAGTCCTTTGCAAACAGTTGTTCAAAAATTTGGAGTAGGGGAAATCACTATTGAATATTCCCGCCCATCGGTAAAAGATCGTACAATTTTTGGAGACGTTGTTCCTTTCGGAAAAATCTGGAGAACTGGTGCAAATGCTGCAACAAAAGTTACATTCTCAGATGACGTAAAATTAGACGGTAATGCAGTAAAAGCTGGAACGTATGCTTTGTATTCCATTCCAAACAAAGATGCTTGGGAAATCATGTTGTATTCTGACCTAACACTAGGAGGAAATGTTGCAGATTACAAAGCAGAAAATGAAGTAGTACGTTTCAAAGTGAAAGCGAACAAAATCCCTATGAAGATTGAATCTTTGATGATCAATATCGGAGATGTAGCTCCTGCAGAAGCAGTAATGACATTGCTTTGGGAAAACACGGTGATTTCTTTCAAAGTAACGACTGAAATCGATGCGAAAGTGATGAAAAGCATTGATGAATCTATGAAATCTGAAAAACCAGATTACTTCAGAGCAGCTGGTTATTATTTCGACAATAATAAAGATTTGAAACAAGCATTAATTTGGGTAGACAAAGCAGTAGCTGAAAATCCAACAGCGTTTTACATGTTCTACTTGAAAGCGAGAATTGAATACAAATTGGGTGATAAAAAAGCAGGAAAAGCAAGTGCTGAGAAAACAATCGAATTAGCTAAAACAGCTAAAAATGATGATTATATTGCAATGGCGAATAAATTACTTGCTGAGAATAAATAG
- a CDS encoding methyltransferase translates to MKIINQTNLTLNRPEPITETIPVLEYFKEIDPKHAVNELLEGNHVLISDQFSSGLLVLNALKERLSKNANKQTFEGQRNFRDSYRKASQLLLIEISNYRLQVKKAPEIGWFKILYAETPEFLLPFTDVQGLNSSWQWYEKGIRIPGLKQLLHPFYGTYFPTRFEHIELFVDYLRKYKGAKENAFDIGIGSGVLSKLFHQFGFNEVHASDINPNALIGTFESEKESNQKTNLYFGDLFAHSKIKSDLIAFNPPWIPLPKEVSGIDLAIYYDKDLFPRFFEEAHKHLNSEGNVVLLFSNLAGLMDPKFIHPIELELKSKKRFELVEKTTKKVAAASSKTKRKANWRDHEFVECWVLGLI, encoded by the coding sequence TTGAAGATTATCAACCAAACAAATCTGACGCTTAATCGCCCAGAACCGATTACAGAAACGATTCCCGTTTTGGAGTATTTCAAAGAAATTGATCCCAAACACGCTGTTAATGAACTGCTGGAAGGAAACCACGTATTGATTTCTGATCAATTTAGTAGCGGACTTCTAGTCTTGAATGCCTTAAAGGAACGTTTATCCAAAAACGCCAATAAACAAACTTTCGAAGGACAGCGAAACTTTCGGGATTCGTATCGAAAAGCCAGTCAATTGTTGTTGATTGAGATTAGCAACTATCGTTTACAGGTCAAAAAAGCGCCCGAGATTGGTTGGTTTAAAATCTTGTACGCTGAAACACCTGAATTTTTGCTGCCATTTACGGATGTTCAAGGCTTAAACAGTTCTTGGCAATGGTATGAAAAAGGAATTCGAATTCCAGGATTAAAACAACTGCTTCATCCGTTTTATGGAACCTACTTTCCTACTCGTTTTGAGCACATTGAATTGTTTGTAGATTACCTGAGAAAATATAAGGGAGCAAAAGAAAACGCATTCGATATTGGAATTGGGAGTGGTGTTTTAAGTAAACTCTTTCATCAATTTGGTTTTAACGAAGTTCATGCTTCTGATATCAATCCAAATGCATTGATTGGGACATTCGAATCTGAAAAGGAATCTAATCAAAAAACCAATTTATATTTCGGAGATTTGTTTGCCCATTCAAAGATAAAATCAGATTTGATTGCATTCAATCCACCATGGATTCCACTTCCAAAAGAAGTTTCTGGAATAGATTTAGCGATTTATTACGACAAGGACTTGTTTCCACGGTTTTTCGAAGAAGCTCACAAGCATTTGAATTCAGAAGGAAATGTAGTTCTATTATTCTCCAATTTGGCTGGATTAATGGATCCAAAATTCATTCACCCCATTGAATTGGAACTGAAAAGCAAAAAACGTTTTGAATTGGTTGAAAAAACGACTAAAAAAGTGGCGGCCGCATCTTCTAAAACAAAACGCAAAGCGAACTGGCGAGATCACGAATTTGTGGAGTGTTGGGTACTCGGTTTAATTTAA
- the murQ gene encoding N-acetylmuramic acid 6-phosphate etherase, with protein sequence MKRITESESNHHDLETKSTRDLLIGINQEDHTVALAVELEIPQIEKLVDGCVERMQEGGRLFYMGAGTSGRLGIVDASECPPTFGVPHGMVIGIIAGGDKAIRKAVEFAEDDREQGWKDLEEFNITEKDIVVGIAASGTTPYVLGALETAKKNGILTGGISCNPSSPLSQLADIAITPMVGPEFVTGSTRMKSGTAQKLVLNMLSTAIMIRLGKVKGNRMVDMQLSNDKLVDRGTKMVMEATGLEEEKANELLLKHGSVRAAVEAFNH encoded by the coding sequence ATGAAACGAATAACAGAATCAGAAAGCAATCATCACGATTTAGAGACCAAGTCTACTCGGGATTTATTGATTGGCATAAACCAAGAAGATCATACCGTTGCTTTAGCTGTTGAACTAGAAATTCCGCAAATAGAGAAATTGGTTGATGGTTGTGTAGAACGTATGCAAGAAGGGGGTCGACTGTTTTACATGGGAGCTGGAACAAGCGGTCGTTTAGGAATTGTTGATGCCAGTGAATGCCCTCCTACTTTTGGTGTTCCTCACGGAATGGTGATTGGAATCATTGCTGGTGGAGATAAAGCTATCCGAAAAGCCGTTGAATTTGCAGAAGATGATCGCGAACAAGGCTGGAAAGATTTGGAAGAATTCAATATTACTGAAAAAGATATCGTTGTTGGAATTGCCGCTTCAGGAACAACGCCTTATGTGCTGGGAGCATTGGAAACTGCCAAGAAAAACGGAATTTTAACGGGTGGAATTTCCTGTAATCCAAGTTCGCCCTTGAGTCAATTGGCTGATATAGCAATAACACCCATGGTTGGTCCAGAATTCGTTACTGGAAGCACACGCATGAAAAGCGGAACGGCTCAGAAACTCGTTTTAAATATGCTTTCTACTGCAATCATGATTCGTTTAGGAAAAGTGAAGGGAAATCGCATGGTTGATATGCAACTTTCCAACGATAAACTAGTTGACCGTGGAACTAAAATGGTGATGGAAGCAACAGGGCTGGAAGAAGAAAAGGCAAATGAATTGTTGTTGAAACACGGTTCTGTGAGAGCGGCTGTGGAGGCATTTAATCATTAG
- a CDS encoding phosphoribosyltransferase family protein: MKLVLNQHQIEQKIMRLAHEIVENTYGIPELFIGGITGNGETFAQQITEIILKNSAQTVTYFKIELDKDHPLDAAISCSIDPALFNGKTVILVDDVINSGTTMQYGVLKILEQPVRSVKTVALVDRMHRRYPIKCDFVGMTLTTTLGERVEVIPSNGSLEAFLV, from the coding sequence ATGAAATTGGTTTTAAATCAGCATCAAATAGAACAAAAAATCATGCGTTTGGCGCACGAAATAGTAGAAAACACCTATGGAATTCCCGAATTATTTATTGGAGGAATTACAGGAAATGGAGAAACGTTCGCGCAACAAATCACCGAAATAATTCTCAAAAACAGTGCTCAAACGGTTACTTACTTCAAAATTGAATTAGACAAAGACCATCCCTTAGATGCAGCAATTAGTTGCTCTATTGATCCAGCCTTATTTAATGGAAAAACAGTGATTTTAGTCGATGATGTGATTAATTCAGGAACCACCATGCAATATGGAGTGCTGAAAATTTTGGAACAACCTGTACGAAGCGTAAAAACAGTTGCTTTGGTTGACAGAATGCACCGCAGATATCCCATTAAATGTGATTTTGTAGGAATGACTTTAACTACAACTTTGGGAGAACGCGTAGAAGTAATACCATCAAATGGTTCACTAGAGGCATTTCTTGTATAG
- a CDS encoding cation:proton antiporter, which yields MHHSILFFLALLFGVFLLVMLAQRFKIAYPIFLVLAGLGISLIPGIPKVKIDPEIIFLIFLPPLLYEAAWYTSWNDFWKWKRCSDFTD from the coding sequence ATGCATCATTCTATTCTGTTTTTCTTGGCATTGCTTTTTGGCGTTTTCTTATTGGTGATGCTTGCGCAACGCTTTAAAATTGCTTATCCCATTTTTTTGGTTTTGGCTGGTTTAGGGATAAGTCTTATTCCTGGTATTCCCAAAGTGAAAATAGATCCAGAGATTATCTTTTTGATTTTCCTTCCGCCCTTGCTTTACGAAGCAGCTTGGTATACTTCCTGGAATGATTTCTGGAAATGGAAACGATGTTCCGATTTCACAGATTAG
- a CDS encoding prolyl oligopeptidase family serine peptidase, with protein MRNLLFLICLIFCLDQSASAQLSAVKGKTFYNFWLNLPDTSILNNNPPILIFLHGKSLSGTDLNRVKKYGVIHEIEKGRNVPAIVIAPQVSNGSWNPDKVLEILEYVQKLYKTDTNRVYVCGMSLGGYGTMHFVGKHADKITAGVALCGGGNPKDACNLASIPMWIQHGNRDEAVPVRYSREMVTAIKNCNNGKNLIYTEIAGANHSALERIFRGDDMYNWLFAQVRTTAGEVVITPAPKKVEVVNSDKVQETILENKPKTIAGSN; from the coding sequence ATGAGAAATTTATTGTTTTTAATTTGCTTGATTTTTTGTCTGGACCAATCAGCATCTGCTCAATTAAGCGCTGTGAAAGGAAAAACCTTCTACAACTTTTGGCTGAACCTTCCTGATACAAGTATCTTAAACAACAACCCTCCTATTCTCATTTTCTTACATGGGAAAAGTTTGAGTGGAACAGATTTAAACAGAGTTAAAAAATACGGAGTTATTCATGAAATTGAAAAAGGAAGAAACGTTCCAGCAATTGTCATTGCCCCTCAGGTTTCAAATGGCTCGTGGAATCCAGATAAAGTTCTAGAAATTTTGGAATACGTTCAGAAACTCTACAAAACGGATACGAATCGCGTGTATGTTTGTGGAATGAGTTTGGGTGGATACGGAACTATGCATTTTGTAGGGAAACATGCTGACAAAATTACTGCTGGGGTTGCTCTTTGCGGAGGTGGAAATCCGAAAGACGCTTGTAACTTGGCGAGTATTCCCATGTGGATTCAACACGGAAATAGAGATGAGGCTGTTCCTGTTCGTTATTCGAGGGAAATGGTTACCGCAATAAAAAACTGCAACAACGGAAAAAATTTGATTTATACAGAAATTGCTGGAGCAAATCACAGTGCGTTGGAACGAATTTTTCGCGGGGACGACATGTATAATTGGCTATTCGCACAAGTCAGAACTACAGCGGGAGAAGTCGTAATCACTCCTGCTCCAAAAAAGGTTGAAGTTGTAAATTCAGATAAAGTTCAAGAAACAATTCTTGAAAATAAGCCTAAAACTATTGCAGGAAGTAATTAA